The Neofelis nebulosa isolate mNeoNeb1 chromosome 1, mNeoNeb1.pri, whole genome shotgun sequence sequence TCGAGGGCAAGGCTGGCGGCTGTTCCGAAGCCTCGAGGACCATCAGTTCCTACCAGACTCCCTGCTCCGGTGCCGTCTTACCCCATGGCGGGACCCAGGCCCTCATACGTCTCCCCACTGCCAGGCAGTGGTAGGGGCGGGCCCAGAGGACCGGTGCCGGTGCGGGTTGACACTCCGGTCTGGTTGACCGCCCAGGCGGCTCCGAGCATGCTGATGGTCCAGCCGGGAATCCAGCAGGGGGTCAGCCCAGGCCCTGAGGTGTGGGAGATGCCCCTGGGTCCCCTGCCATACAAATTCCGGGGCGGGATGGCACCCTGCACGCCCGGGGTCGGAGCTGGCAAGGTGGGAGCCTGGTTCCCGAGCCCCTCAGAGGGCACCTTCCCCAGGCCCTACATCATCCTGCAGTGCATCCCAAGGTTGGCACTGCCAGAGGACGTCTCAGCcatagagaaagagatggagcaGCTGGCCAAGGAGCTGAGGCGAAAGAGAATGGCCCTGGGGTACTCACAGGCCGACGTGGCGTTCGCCGTGGGGGCTCTCTTTGGAAAGGTTCTTAGCCAGACAACCGTCTGCCGCTTTGAGGCCCAGCAGCTCAGCATCGCCAACATGTGGAAGTTGGGACTGCTGATGAAAATGTGGCTGGAGGAAGTGGACACCAAGAACTTTATGGGTGTATGCAAAATAGAGATGATCCTGCAGCAGGCTCGGAAGCGAAGACAGGAAAGCAGGGAGCGACGCATAGTAAACTATCTGGAGAAACTCTTCTTGCAGTGCCCGAAGCCCACA is a genomic window containing:
- the POU5F2 gene encoding POU domain, class 5, transcription factor 2; translated protein: MAGPRPSYVSPLPGSGRGGPRGPVPVRVDTPVWLTAQAAPSMLMVQPGIQQGVSPGPEVWEMPLGPLPYKFRGGMAPCTPGVGAGKVGAWFPSPSEGTFPRPYIILQCIPRLALPEDVSAIEKEMEQLAKELRRKRMALGYSQADVAFAVGALFGKVLSQTTVCRFEAQQLSIANMWKLGLLMKMWLEEVDTKNFMGVCKIEMILQQARKRRQESRERRIVNYLEKLFLQCPKPTPQQISRIAGQLRLQKELVRVWFYNRNKMGGQPTIDFSPQEDVGAGGWPPFPGGPVCFPLASGPHFGSPCYEEPYFIHFTPYPVEGTHLSAPATPLGYSRLSN